The Streptomyces sp. NBC_00344 genome includes a window with the following:
- a CDS encoding DUF5955 family protein, whose product MLRSVGQRRVTGSGEDPRVLELRLSVSRLRRELASHPAEFPDRAIAEDELASLDAMALSGVPEILRLRRSLLLVAGAIGSVSALAAALSEVRNAVELFGIPQGHGTAQGQDHHGQGHPRG is encoded by the coding sequence TTGTTGCGAAGCGTGGGGCAGAGACGGGTGACCGGCAGCGGCGAGGATCCGAGAGTGCTGGAGCTGCGCTTATCGGTCTCCCGGCTGCGCCGCGAACTGGCCTCCCATCCAGCCGAGTTCCCCGACCGTGCGATCGCCGAGGACGAGCTCGCCTCGCTGGACGCGATGGCGCTGAGCGGAGTCCCCGAAATCCTGCGGCTGCGCCGTTCGCTGCTCCTGGTCGCGGGGGCGATCGGCTCGGTGAGCGCACTGGCCGCGGCCCTCAGTGAGGTACGCAACGCAGTCGAGCTGTTCGGAATCCCGCAGGGCCACGGCACGGCCCAGGGGCAGGACCATCACGGTCAGGGCCACCCTAGAGGCTGA
- a CDS encoding IclR family transcriptional regulator yields MPQSHTSAADSKPAAASGGVQSLERAFDMLERMADAGGEVGLSELSASSGLPLPTIHRLMRTLVACGYVRQQPNRRYALGPRLIRLGESSARLLGTWARPYLARLVEETGETANMALLDGDEVVYVAQVPSKHSMRMFTEVGRRVLPHSTGVGKALLAHASPAEVRALLARTGMPSATEKTITTPEGFLDALDTVRRAGYAVDDNEQEIGVRCLAVPVPNSPTAAAISISGPAGRVTEEATGRIVPILQGIAQELSATLASAGPQHG; encoded by the coding sequence GTGCCGCAGTCCCACACCAGCGCAGCCGACTCCAAGCCCGCCGCGGCGAGCGGTGGCGTGCAGTCCCTGGAGCGCGCCTTCGACATGCTGGAGCGGATGGCCGACGCGGGAGGCGAGGTCGGCCTCAGCGAGCTCTCGGCCAGCAGCGGTCTGCCGCTGCCTACCATCCACCGGCTGATGCGCACCCTGGTCGCCTGCGGTTACGTACGCCAGCAGCCCAACCGGCGCTACGCACTGGGGCCGCGCCTGATCCGGCTCGGCGAGTCCTCGGCCCGGCTGCTCGGAACCTGGGCGCGGCCCTATCTGGCACGTCTGGTCGAGGAGACCGGCGAGACGGCGAACATGGCGCTGCTCGACGGCGACGAGGTCGTCTACGTCGCACAGGTGCCTTCGAAGCACTCGATGCGGATGTTCACCGAGGTGGGACGACGGGTGCTGCCGCACTCCACCGGTGTGGGCAAGGCCCTGCTCGCGCACGCCTCGCCCGCCGAGGTGAGAGCGCTGCTCGCCAGGACCGGCATGCCGTCCGCCACCGAGAAGACGATCACCACCCCCGAGGGGTTCCTGGACGCGCTCGACACGGTCCGCCGGGCCGGGTACGCGGTCGACGACAACGAGCAGGAGATCGGCGTCCGCTGCCTGGCCGTCCCGGTCCCCAACTCCCCCACCGCGGCGGCGATCTCGATCTCGGGACCGGCCGGCCGGGTGACCGAGGAGGCGACCGGAAGGATCGTGCCGATCCTCCAGGGCATCGCCCAGGAACTCTCGGCGACCCTCGCCAGCGCCGGACCCCAGCACGGCTAG
- a CDS encoding VOC family protein: protein MTVRRVVPDFSTGDMGASRDFYGLIGLREVMNQGWVMTLASPANPTAQLTFTTHDESAAVQPDLSIEVEDVDTVHAAVVAAGAEIVHPLQDEEWGVRRFFVRDPNGKVVNVVSHRRDG, encoded by the coding sequence ATGACAGTACGCCGAGTGGTGCCGGACTTCTCGACCGGGGACATGGGGGCAAGCAGGGATTTCTACGGCCTCATCGGGCTGCGGGAAGTCATGAACCAGGGCTGGGTGATGACGCTCGCCTCGCCCGCCAACCCGACCGCCCAGCTCACCTTCACCACCCATGACGAGTCGGCGGCCGTCCAGCCCGACCTCTCCATCGAGGTCGAGGATGTCGACACCGTGCACGCGGCCGTGGTCGCGGCGGGTGCCGAGATCGTGCATCCGCTGCAGGACGAGGAGTGGGGCGTACGCCGGTTCTTCGTCCGCGATCCCAACGGCAAGGTGGTCAATGTGGTGAGCCACCGGCGCGACGGATGA
- the aceB gene encoding malate synthase A, whose amino-acid sequence MSAPAPSPLAIVDAEPLPRQDEVLTDAALAFVAELHRQFTPRRDELLVRRGERRAEIARTSSLDFLPETARIRADDSWKVAPAPAALNDRRVEITGPTDRKMTINALNSGARVWLADFEDASAPTWENVVTGQLNLTDAYERRIDFKDGKSGKSYALKPADELATVVMRPRGWHLDERHLQLDGRAVPGALVDFGLYFFHNAERLIELGKGPYIYLPKTESHLEARLWNEIFVFAQDYVGIPQGTVRATVLIETITAAYEMEEILYELRDHASGLNAGRWDYLFSIVKNFRDGGSKFVLPDRNLVTMTAPFMRAYTELLVRTCHKRGAHAIGGMAAFIPSRRDAEVNKVAFEKVKADKDREAGDGFDGSWVAHPDLVPIAMASFDAVLGEKPNQKERLREDVSVAPGDLIAIDSLDAKPTYSGLVNAVQVGIRYIEAWLRGMGAVAIFNLMEDAATAEISRSQIWQWINADVVFENGERATADLARKIAADELSAIRDEIGAEAFSAGRWQQAHDLLLTVSLDQDYADFLTLPAYEQLRG is encoded by the coding sequence ATGTCCGCACCAGCGCCGTCCCCGCTGGCCATCGTCGATGCCGAGCCCCTGCCCCGGCAGGACGAGGTCCTCACCGATGCGGCCCTTGCCTTCGTGGCTGAGCTGCACCGGCAGTTCACGCCCCGCCGTGACGAGCTGCTCGTCCGCCGAGGCGAGCGCCGCGCCGAGATCGCCCGCACCTCTTCGCTCGATTTCCTGCCGGAAACCGCGCGCATCCGTGCCGACGACAGCTGGAAGGTCGCACCGGCCCCCGCCGCGCTGAACGACCGCCGCGTCGAGATCACCGGCCCGACCGACCGCAAGATGACGATCAACGCCCTCAACTCGGGTGCCAGGGTCTGGCTCGCGGACTTCGAGGACGCTTCGGCCCCCACCTGGGAGAACGTCGTCACCGGCCAGCTCAACCTGACCGACGCCTATGAGCGCCGGATCGACTTCAAGGACGGGAAATCCGGCAAGTCGTACGCGCTCAAGCCTGCCGACGAGCTGGCGACCGTGGTCATGCGACCGCGCGGCTGGCACCTCGACGAGCGCCACCTCCAGCTGGACGGCCGCGCTGTTCCCGGCGCCCTGGTCGACTTCGGCCTGTACTTCTTCCACAACGCCGAGCGCCTGATCGAGCTGGGTAAGGGCCCGTACATCTACCTCCCGAAGACCGAGTCCCACCTGGAGGCGCGCCTCTGGAACGAGATCTTCGTCTTCGCGCAGGACTACGTCGGAATCCCGCAGGGCACCGTCCGCGCGACCGTTCTGATCGAGACGATCACCGCGGCCTACGAGATGGAGGAGATCCTCTACGAGCTGCGCGACCACGCCTCCGGGCTGAACGCCGGCCGCTGGGACTACCTCTTCTCGATCGTCAAGAACTTCCGTGACGGCGGCTCCAAGTTCGTCCTCCCGGACCGTAATCTGGTCACCATGACCGCCCCGTTCATGCGCGCGTACACCGAACTCCTGGTCCGCACCTGCCACAAGCGCGGCGCTCACGCGATCGGCGGGATGGCGGCCTTCATCCCGTCGCGCCGCGACGCCGAGGTCAACAAGGTCGCCTTCGAGAAGGTCAAGGCGGACAAGGACCGCGAGGCAGGTGACGGCTTCGACGGATCCTGGGTCGCCCACCCCGATCTGGTGCCCATCGCCATGGCCTCCTTCGACGCGGTCCTGGGCGAGAAGCCCAACCAGAAGGAGCGGCTGCGCGAGGACGTCTCGGTCGCGCCCGGCGATCTCATCGCCATCGACTCGCTCGACGCGAAGCCCACGTACAGCGGTCTCGTCAACGCGGTGCAGGTCGGCATCCGTTACATCGAGGCGTGGCTGCGTGGCATGGGCGCCGTCGCCATCTTCAACCTGATGGAGGACGCCGCCACCGCCGAGATCTCGCGTTCGCAGATCTGGCAGTGGATCAACGCCGACGTGGTCTTCGAGAACGGCGAACGCGCCACGGCGGACCTGGCGCGGAAGATCGCCGCGGACGAACTGTCGGCCATCCGCGACGAGATCGGCGCGGAAGCCTTCTCCGCCGGCAGGTGGCAGCAGGCGCACGACCTGCTGCTGACGGTGTCGCTGGACCAGGACTACGCGGACTTCCTGACGCTCCCGGCGTACGAGCAGCTGCGGGGCTGA
- the cpt gene encoding chloramphenicol phosphotransferase CPT, with product MTTQVIVLNGGSSSGKSGILRCLQAVLQDPWLAAAVDALIEAMPASLQTSDAGIELAADGSVNVGTSFRELEAAWMEGVAAMARAGARVIVDDVFLGGATSQERWQKALDGLDVLWVGVRCEATVAAGREAARGDRVRGMAAAQAELVHRGVVYDLEVDTTHTESLDCARAVAAQVT from the coding sequence GTGACAACTCAGGTGATCGTGTTGAACGGCGGGTCCAGCTCGGGCAAGTCCGGGATCCTCCGTTGCCTGCAGGCGGTATTGCAGGACCCCTGGCTTGCCGCCGCGGTCGACGCGCTGATCGAGGCGATGCCCGCTTCCCTGCAGACATCGGACGCCGGAATCGAACTCGCGGCCGACGGCAGTGTGAATGTCGGAACGTCATTCCGTGAGCTCGAAGCCGCATGGATGGAGGGGGTCGCCGCGATGGCCCGTGCAGGCGCCCGGGTCATCGTCGATGACGTCTTCCTCGGCGGGGCGACGTCCCAGGAGCGGTGGCAGAAGGCTCTTGACGGACTGGATGTGCTCTGGGTCGGCGTGAGGTGCGAGGCAACGGTCGCCGCAGGCCGCGAGGCCGCCCGCGGGGACCGGGTCCGGGGTATGGCCGCAGCGCAGGCGGAGTTGGTCCACCGGGGCGTGGTCTACGACCTGGAGGTCGACACCACGCACACGGAGTCCCTGGACTGTGCGCGGGCTGTCGCCGCCCAGGTCACGTGA
- a CDS encoding nucleotidyltransferase family protein, translating into MTDSETDSTKRAEPVVAGLLLAAGGGRRLGGRPKALLEHRGRPLAEYALHILREGGCGPVHVVLGAEAAEVGQRVDLSGSTPVDNPDWEQGMGSSLRAGLASLSTSGADAALVLLVDQPGIGAEAVARVRGACRSRSSLVAAAYDGRRGHPVLFGADRWGDIASSAVGDRGARDYLKAHEEEITLVECSDVAQAYDIDTVDDLIHLE; encoded by the coding sequence ATGACGGATTCAGAGACGGATTCCACGAAACGCGCAGAACCCGTGGTGGCCGGGCTGCTGCTCGCGGCGGGCGGCGGCAGGCGGCTCGGCGGACGGCCGAAGGCCCTGCTGGAACACCGCGGCCGGCCGTTGGCCGAATATGCGTTGCACATCCTGCGAGAGGGTGGCTGCGGGCCTGTGCACGTGGTGCTCGGCGCCGAAGCGGCCGAAGTGGGACAGCGGGTGGATCTCTCCGGCAGCACGCCCGTCGACAACCCGGACTGGGAACAGGGCATGGGCTCGTCGCTGCGGGCCGGCCTGGCCTCGCTCAGCACGTCCGGCGCCGATGCCGCACTTGTCCTGCTGGTCGACCAGCCCGGTATCGGGGCAGAGGCGGTGGCGCGGGTGCGCGGCGCCTGCCGCTCCCGGTCGAGCCTGGTCGCGGCCGCGTACGACGGCCGGCGCGGGCACCCCGTTTTGTTCGGCGCCGACCGCTGGGGGGACATCGCGTCGAGCGCCGTGGGCGACCGGGGGGCGCGCGACTATCTGAAGGCGCACGAGGAGGAGATCACGCTGGTGGAGTGTTCCGACGTCGCTCAGGCGTATGACATCGATACCGTCGACGACCTGATCCACTTGGAGTGA